One stretch of Zingiber officinale cultivar Zhangliang chromosome 6B, Zo_v1.1, whole genome shotgun sequence DNA includes these proteins:
- the LOC121988582 gene encoding fructokinase-like 1, chloroplastic yields MAAFFTTNAFAVPSPSRTRTLVADINRSIRFLFPIDRPTHLSRNTTSAFRASLIDGAGNGASDAPKPPARRGRKKKSAETAASPAPTKRTRRRSPKNPPLREDPSAAGEEDDEADFDDGIDLPYEFPPLICCFGAARREFVPTVRVSERQMHPDQYSTWKQLQWDPPEFVRAPGGPPSNVAVSHARLGGRAAFMGKVGDDDFGDDLIYRMNLEKVRTRALKADPTAKTAASYMKLKFEDRDDDGGGKRLLAETARPCAEDSFLKSDIDVSVLKEARIFHFNSEILLSPAMHPALFRAIKLSKKYSSNVFFDLNLPLPLWKSRDKTQELIKEAWSKADLIEVSRSEMEFLLDEEYFEKKRNYRPQYYSEDIEQTYNRRSYHHYTREEIAPLWHDGIKILFVTDGTLRIHYYTPKFDGAVVGTEDVLITPFTCDRTGSGDAVVAAIMRKLTIHPEMFEEQDALERQLRFAVAAGIISQWTIGGVRGFPTESATQNLKEQVYVPSMW; encoded by the exons ATGGCCGCCTTCTTCACCACCAACGCCTTCGCCGTCCCTTCTCCGTCGAGGACTCGGACTTTGGTTGCAGATATTAACCGTTCTATCCGCTTCCTCTTCCCAATCGACCGTCCCACACACCTATCAAGGAATACCACCTCCGCCTTCAGAGCCTCCCTCATCGATGGCGCCGGAAATGGAGCCTCCGACGCCCCCAAACCCCCCGCTCGCCGAGGCCGAAAGAAGAAATCTGCCGAAACTGCCGCCTCTCCAGCACCAACTAAGAGAACGCGGCGGCGTTCACCGAAAAACCCCCCTCTACGGGAAGATCCCAGCGCAGCGGGAGAGGAAGACGACGAGGCCGACTTCGACGACGGTATCGACTTACCCTACGAGTTCCCGCCTCTGATCTGTTGCTTCGGCGCGGCGCGGAGGGAGTTCGTGCCGACGGTGCGCGTCTCCGAGCGCCAGATGCACCCGGACCAGTACTCCACCTGGAAGCAGCTCCAGTGGGATCCGCCCGAGTTCGTCAGGGCGCCAGGAGGCCCGCCTTCCAACGTCGCTGTCTCCCACGCCCGCCTCGGCGGTCGCGCGGCCTTCATGGGGAAGGTCGGCGATGACGACTTCGGCGACGATCTGATCTACCGCATGAACTTGGAGAAGGTTCGGACGCGGGCGCTGAAGGCCGATCCCACGGCCAAAACCGCAGCTTCCTACATGAAGTTAAAATTCGAGGACAGGGACGATGATGGCGGTGGGAAGAGGTTGCTGGCTGAAACTGCCAGACCTTGTGCAGAGGATTCCTTCTTGAAATCCGACATCGACGTTTCTGTTCTAAAGGAG GCTAGAATCTTCCATTTCAACTCAGAAATCCTACTGTCTCCTGCAATGCATCCAGCTTTGTTTCGGGCGATCAAGTTATCCAAGAAGTACAGCAGCAACGTTTTCTTCGATCTGAATCTGCCCTTGCCTCTGTGGAAATCGAGAGATAAGACTCAAGAACTTATCAAGGAGGCGTGGAGCAAAGCGGACCTCATTGAGGTGTCGAGATCGGAGATGGAATTCCTCTTGGACGAAGAGTACTTTGAGAAGAAGCGAAACTACAGACCCCAGTATTACAGTGAAGACATCGAGCAGACCTACAACAGGAGGAGCTATCACCATTATACTCGCGAGGAAATCGCTCCTCTTTGGCATGATGGGATAAAGATCTTGTTTGTGACCGACGGCACGCTTCGCATACATTACTACACTCCCAAATTCGACGGGGCAGTTGTTGGGACTGAGGATGTGCTTATTACTCCCTTCACTTGCGATAGGACCGGTTCCGGCGATGCTGTGGTTGCGGCGATCATGAGAAAGCTAACGATACATCCAGAGATGTTCGAGGAACAGGATGCGTTGGAAAGGCAGCTCCGATTTGCAGTCGCTGCGGGAATTATCTCGCAATGGACAATTGGCGGTGTGAGAGGGTTTCCGACGGAGAGCGCGACTCAGAATCTGAAAGAGCAAGTTTATGTTCCTTCAATGTGGTAA